A single region of the Arthrobacter sp. zg-Y20 genome encodes:
- a CDS encoding MarR family winged helix-turn-helix transcriptional regulator has translation MATQERPIGFWLKLVDQLVDDQFGASFEEHGVTRRQWQMMNLLVDGPATQKQLSDGLRPFFPAVEAGTSEELIEELRESGWVALEDGQYQLTDLGSRSLENLRGAVDRIRQLMTEDIAAEEYTALLAVLQRMARNLGWDGDVASGPRVDT, from the coding sequence ATGGCCACTCAGGAGCGTCCCATCGGATTCTGGCTCAAGCTTGTCGACCAGCTGGTTGATGACCAGTTCGGTGCCAGCTTCGAAGAGCACGGCGTCACCCGCCGGCAGTGGCAGATGATGAACCTGCTGGTGGATGGCCCGGCCACCCAGAAACAGCTGTCGGACGGTTTGCGGCCGTTTTTCCCTGCCGTGGAGGCCGGCACTTCCGAAGAACTCATTGAAGAACTGCGCGAGTCCGGCTGGGTGGCACTTGAGGACGGCCAGTACCAGCTCACCGATCTGGGCAGCCGCAGCTTGGAGAACCTGCGCGGCGCCGTGGACCGGATCCGGCAGCTGATGACGGAGGATATCGCCGCCGAGGAATACACCGCCCTGCTGGCAGTGCTGCAACGGATGGCCCGGAACCTGGGCTGGGACGGCGACGTCGCCTCCGGGCCGAGGGTGGATACCTGA